From Nocardioides sp. HDW12B, the proteins below share one genomic window:
- the fdhA gene encoding formaldehyde dehydrogenase, glutathione-independent, translating to MSGNRIVVYKGPGEVAVESVDYPKLEIPAEVAQGMGIKQAAPHAVILKLVTTNICGSDQHMVRGRTTAPEGQTLGHEITGEVVEVGDDVLFVKEGDICSVPFNIACGRCRMCNEGKTGICLNVNPARAGAAYGYVDMGGWLGGQAEYVMIPFADFNLLPFPDRDAALEKILDLTMLSDIFPTGYHGAYTAGVTTGSTVYVAGAGPVGLAAAYSAQLLGAAHVIVGDMQADRLKQAESFGCSTVDLSSGNSLVDMIEQIVGEPEVDAAVDAVGFEARGHGEGASEAPATVLNDMMTVARAGASLGIPGLYVTGDPGAVDDAAKEGQIGVKLGLGWAKSHAFVTGQCPVKQYNRKLMNMILADKAHIAKAVNAKTISLDDAPRGYQEFDAGAATKYVIDPHGMVA from the coding sequence ATGTCAGGCAACCGGATCGTCGTCTACAAGGGCCCGGGTGAAGTCGCCGTCGAGAGCGTCGACTACCCCAAGCTGGAGATCCCCGCCGAGGTCGCGCAGGGGATGGGCATCAAGCAGGCCGCCCCGCACGCGGTCATCCTCAAGCTCGTCACCACCAACATCTGCGGCTCCGACCAGCACATGGTGCGCGGCCGCACCACCGCCCCCGAGGGCCAGACGCTGGGCCACGAGATCACCGGCGAGGTGGTCGAGGTCGGCGACGACGTGCTCTTCGTCAAGGAGGGCGACATCTGCTCGGTGCCGTTCAACATCGCCTGCGGCCGCTGCCGCATGTGCAACGAGGGCAAGACCGGCATCTGCCTCAACGTGAACCCGGCGCGCGCCGGAGCGGCGTACGGCTACGTCGACATGGGCGGCTGGCTCGGCGGTCAGGCGGAGTACGTCATGATCCCGTTCGCCGACTTCAACCTGCTGCCGTTCCCGGACCGCGACGCGGCGCTGGAGAAGATCCTCGACCTGACGATGCTGTCGGACATCTTCCCGACCGGCTACCACGGCGCCTACACCGCCGGGGTCACCACCGGGTCGACGGTCTACGTCGCCGGAGCGGGCCCGGTCGGGCTGGCAGCGGCGTACTCCGCGCAGCTGCTCGGCGCCGCCCACGTCATCGTCGGCGACATGCAGGCCGACCGGTTGAAGCAGGCGGAGAGCTTCGGCTGCTCCACCGTGGACCTGTCGTCGGGCAACTCGCTGGTCGACATGATCGAGCAGATCGTCGGCGAGCCCGAGGTCGACGCCGCCGTCGACGCCGTGGGCTTCGAGGCGCGCGGTCACGGGGAGGGCGCCTCCGAGGCGCCGGCGACCGTGCTCAACGACATGATGACGGTGGCGCGGGCCGGTGCCTCGCTCGGCATCCCGGGGCTCTACGTCACCGGCGACCCGGGCGCCGTCGACGATGCCGCCAAGGAGGGTCAGATCGGCGTGAAGCTCGGCCTCGGCTGGGCCAAGTCGCACGCCTTCGTGACCGGTCAGTGCCCGGTGAAGCAGTACAACCGCAAGCTGATGAACATGATCCTGGCCGACAAGGCGCACATCGCGAAGGCGGTCAACGCCAAGACGATCTCGCTGGACGACGCCCCCCGCGGCTACCAGGAGTTCGACGCCGGCGCTGCCACGAAGTACGTCATCGACCCGCACGGCATGGTCGCCTGA